A region from the Aliarcobacter thereius LMG 24486 genome encodes:
- a CDS encoding SCO family protein, translating into MKIVYKILIALFVAVLFILLIEPLVDKFKENRNYSFTLDTVDGQITKDDFKSKVLAVYFGYTFCPDVCPTSLSALAQAINELEEQNKDEILGLFISVDPNRDKLENLKEYAKYFHKNFIGASSTKENIDDIIKRYASNYEYIYLKGSAIDYSVAHTSYIYIFDKDGKFVEKIDHFSDVEKIKDVLGKALR; encoded by the coding sequence ATGAAAATAGTTTATAAAATATTAATAGCATTATTTGTAGCAGTTTTATTTATATTGCTGATAGAACCTTTAGTAGATAAATTTAAAGAGAATAGAAATTATAGTTTTACCTTAGATACAGTAGATGGACAAATTACAAAAGATGATTTCAAAAGCAAAGTTTTAGCTGTATATTTTGGATATACATTTTGTCCTGATGTTTGCCCAACATCATTAAGTGCTTTAGCTCAAGCTATTAATGAATTAGAAGAACAAAACAAAGATGAGATATTAGGGCTTTTTATAAGTGTTGATCCAAATAGAGATAAATTGGAAAACTTAAAAGAGTATGCAAAATATTTTCATAAGAATTTTATAGGAGCTAGTTCAACAAAAGAGAATATCGATGATATCATAAAAAGATATGCTTCTAATTATGAGTATATATATTTAAAAGGTTCAGCTATAGATTACTCTGTTGCACATACTTCATATATTTATATTTTTGATAAAGATGGAAAATTTGTAGAGAAAATCGATCACTTTTCAGATGTAGAAAAGATAAAAGATGTTTTAGGAAAAGCATTAAGAT
- a CDS encoding copper chaperone PCu(A)C, with product MKKIIILFLFGATLLLASDSIKVSDAYARATPPNMPNSAAFMNLNNITDKNISLIKASSSLANKVELHTHDMKNGMMKMYEVEEILIKANSNTDLKPGGYHIMLIGLNKSLNEGDLIDLSLEFSNGEIKNLELEVKSIKQGMMKHH from the coding sequence ATGAAAAAGATTATTATTCTATTTTTATTTGGAGCTACACTTCTTTTAGCTTCAGATTCTATAAAAGTAAGTGATGCCTATGCAAGAGCAACTCCACCAAATATGCCAAATAGTGCAGCTTTTATGAACTTAAATAATATTACAGATAAAAATATATCACTTATAAAAGCAAGTTCATCTCTTGCAAATAAAGTTGAGCTTCATACTCATGATATGAAAAATGGTATGATGAAAATGTATGAAGTAGAAGAGATTTTAATAAAAGCAAATAGTAATACAGATTTAAAACCAGGTGGATATCATATTATGTTAATTGGTTTAAATAAGTCTTTAAATGAAGGTGATTTAATAGACTTATCTTTAGAGTTTTCAAATGGAGAAATAAAGAATTTAGAATTAGAAGTAAAGAGTATAAAACAAGGTATGATGAAACATCATTGA
- a CDS encoding hemerythrin family protein translates to MLIDKNSLPLVDEEFMNNTHFEDVDLINKLYEHIKIFQKKSSDENFNFLKDSYKSWQKHTIEHFKTEEDEMQKRAFFAYPFHKSEHDRNLLEIENIWNSFENSKDIEALKNYIEYDLINWLINHIKSMDTITARFFKTGMSPCSMM, encoded by the coding sequence ATGCTAATTGATAAAAATAGTTTACCACTTGTAGATGAAGAGTTTATGAATAATACACATTTTGAAGATGTAGATTTGATAAATAAACTTTATGAACATATAAAGATATTCCAAAAAAAGAGTTCAGATGAGAATTTTAATTTTCTAAAAGATAGTTATAAATCTTGGCAAAAGCACACAATAGAGCATTTTAAAACTGAAGAAGATGAGATGCAAAAAAGAGCTTTCTTTGCATATCCTTTTCATAAATCAGAACATGATAGGAATCTTTTAGAGATAGAAAATATTTGGAATAGTTTTGAAAATAGTAAAGATATTGAAGCTTTAAAAAACTATATTGAGTATGATTTGATAAATTGGTTAATAAATCATATAAAATCTATGGATACTATAACTGCAAGATTTTTTAAAACAGGAATGAGTCCTTGTTCAATGATGTGA
- a CDS encoding EAL domain-containing protein yields the protein MQNNNEITFPKRRDFIQDSLDKKFNKLAIFDITGFGNVNHYYGYEFGEKILKLVSSRLEDKFKNGNIYYLGADIFAVTSNENIEKDIFIHAIKSIIWYFGYSPIELDGYRVYIPLRVGVAIDYEELLFTAEYALKQTRVLKHNLVVYDKKEHHICHPNSSNIEQELYWETQIIQAVKKEKFEIFAQLISNQYEKKYEVLVRMKDSKGDIISPFFFLDRAKKINLYSSITKQVIQKSFEFFADKNISFNINLSISDILDKDVFDYLIQKIYEFGVAEFLTIEITESEGIDNLEEVITFINIVKSLGVKIAIDDFGTGYSNFSYLVKLQADFIKLDGSIIQDINRSKSARAVIEAIVFFAKKVGMRTVAEFVSTKEIYDTCKELEIDYFQGYWFDEPKSVKELKII from the coding sequence ATGCAAAATAACAATGAGATAACATTTCCTAAAAGAAGAGATTTTATACAAGATAGTCTTGATAAAAAGTTTAATAAATTAGCAATTTTTGATATAACAGGTTTTGGTAATGTAAATCATTACTATGGTTATGAATTTGGAGAAAAGATTCTAAAACTAGTATCTTCAAGGTTAGAAGATAAGTTTAAAAATGGAAATATTTATTATTTGGGAGCTGATATTTTTGCTGTTACATCAAATGAAAATATAGAAAAAGATATTTTTATACATGCAATTAAATCAATTATTTGGTATTTTGGATATTCACCAATAGAACTTGATGGATATAGAGTTTATATTCCATTAAGAGTTGGTGTTGCAATAGATTATGAGGAGCTTTTGTTTACTGCTGAATATGCTTTAAAACAGACAAGAGTATTAAAACATAATTTAGTTGTTTATGATAAAAAAGAGCATCATATTTGTCATCCAAATTCATCTAATATTGAACAAGAACTCTATTGGGAAACACAAATTATACAAGCTGTGAAGAAAGAGAAGTTTGAAATATTTGCCCAATTAATAAGTAATCAATATGAGAAAAAATATGAAGTCTTAGTTAGAATGAAAGATTCAAAAGGAGATATAATTTCACCTTTCTTTTTTTTAGATAGAGCAAAAAAGATAAATTTATATAGTTCTATTACAAAACAAGTTATACAAAAATCATTTGAATTTTTTGCAGATAAGAATATATCTTTTAATATAAATTTGTCAATTAGTGATATTTTAGATAAAGATGTTTTTGATTATTTAATACAAAAGATTTATGAGTTCGGAGTTGCTGAATTTTTAACTATTGAAATAACTGAAAGTGAAGGAATAGATAATCTTGAAGAAGTTATAACTTTTATAAATATTGTTAAAAGTTTAGGAGTGAAAATAGCAATAGATGATTTTGGAACAGGATACTCAAACTTCTCATATTTAGTAAAACTCCAAGCAGATTTTATAAAACTCGATGGTTCTATAATTCAAGATATAAATAGATCAAAATCAGCAAGAGCTGTAATAGAAGCAATTGTTTTCTTTGCAAAAAAAGTTGGAATGAGAACTGTTGCTGAGTTTGTATCTACAAAAGAGATTTATGATACTTGTAAAGAGTTAGAAATAGATTATTTTCAAGGATATTGGTTTGATGAGCCAAAAAGTGTAAAAGAGTTAAAAATAATCTAA
- the moeB gene encoding molybdopterin-synthase adenylyltransferase MoeB produces the protein MLETSEKNKLTLDEINRYSRHLIVPEIGLKGQLKLKNSKVLVVGTGALGSPVLLYLAAAGVGTLGIIDFDKVEESNLQRQVIHNTSSINKSKVESAKKQINLINPNINVISIEEKLISKNALEIINGFDVVVDGTDNFPTRYLINDACVFLNKPFVYGAIFRFEGQVSVFNKNGGACYRCLFKEPPAPNKVQSCAEAGVLGVLPGIVGTIQANEAIKLILNIGENLDNRLLTLNTLKMKFLEYKIEKNEECPVCSRNPSIKELIDYNLFCGIKDNTEEIIVEEISLIELKSMIEEENIQIVDIRENIKEDEKSIKNSKQVDIKDILEDLTILNNQKRVVLVCTIGLKSKEAIIKLKKAGYLGKIYSLKGGITSWQNDQ, from the coding sequence ATGCTTGAAACTTCTGAAAAAAATAAACTTACTCTTGATGAAATAAATAGATATAGCAGACATTTAATAGTTCCTGAAATTGGACTAAAAGGACAACTAAAACTAAAAAATTCAAAAGTTTTAGTTGTTGGAACAGGTGCTTTAGGTTCACCTGTTTTACTCTATTTAGCAGCAGCTGGAGTTGGAACTCTTGGAATTATAGACTTTGATAAAGTAGAAGAGTCAAATCTTCAAAGACAAGTTATACATAATACAAGCTCAATTAATAAATCAAAAGTAGAATCAGCAAAAAAGCAGATAAATTTAATAAATCCAAATATAAATGTTATATCAATAGAGGAAAAACTAATAAGCAAGAATGCACTGGAAATAATCAATGGATTTGATGTAGTTGTAGATGGAACAGATAATTTCCCAACAAGATATCTAATAAATGATGCTTGTGTATTTTTAAATAAGCCTTTTGTTTACGGAGCAATATTTAGATTTGAAGGACAAGTTTCTGTATTTAATAAAAATGGTGGAGCTTGTTATAGATGTTTATTTAAAGAACCACCAGCTCCAAATAAAGTTCAGTCTTGTGCAGAAGCTGGAGTTTTGGGAGTTTTACCTGGAATTGTAGGAACAATTCAAGCAAATGAAGCTATAAAACTTATTTTAAATATTGGAGAAAACTTAGATAATAGACTTTTGACTTTAAATACTCTAAAAATGAAATTTCTTGAATATAAAATAGAAAAAAATGAAGAGTGTCCAGTTTGTAGTAGAAATCCAAGTATAAAAGAGTTAATAGATTATAATTTATTTTGTGGAATAAAAGATAATACAGAAGAGATTATTGTAGAAGAGATAAGTTTGATTGAATTAAAATCTATGATAGAAGAAGAAAATATACAAATAGTTGATATTAGAGAAAATATAAAAGAAGATGAGAAATCAATAAAGAACTCAAAACAAGTAGACATAAAAGATATACTTGAAGATTTAACTATCTTAAATAATCAAAAAAGAGTAGTATTAGTTTGTACAATAGGATTAAAAAGTAAAGAAGCTATAATAAAACTAAAAAAAGCTGGATATTTAGGTAAGATTTACTCTTTAAAGGGTGGAATTACATCTTGGCAAAACGATCAATAA
- the typA gene encoding translational GTPase TypA, which produces MRDIRNIAVIAHVDHGKTTTVDELLKQSGTFSAHQNVDDRVMDSDAIEKERGITILSKNTAIDYEGVRINIIDTPGHADFGGEVERVLKMVDSVLLLVDAQEGVMPQTKFVVKKALSLGHRPIVVVNKIDKPAAEPDRVVDEVFDLFAQMDATEEQLDFPVIYAAARSGYARYNYNDDNMDFKPLYETILKEVPKPKGDDTNGLQLQVFTLDYDNFIGKIGIARIFNGTISQGETVVLCKADGSKIKGRVSKLIGFKGLDRIDIKTAGSGDIVAVAGFETIDVGDSLCDPSNPMPLDPMHIEEPTLSVTFAVNDSPLAGTEGKYVTSNKIDERLKAEMNTNIAMNYEQVGEGKFKVNGRGELQITILAENMRREGFEFIIGRPEVIIREENGVKMEPFEHLVIDTPDEFSGAIIEKLGKRKAVMTNMIPMGIGFTRLEFEIPARGLIGIRTEFLTETRGEGIMNHSFLEFRPYSGSVESRKYGALVSMENGEALAYSIFNLQDRGIMFIKPQDKVYTGMIVGQHSKDNDLDVNPIKGKQQSNVRSSGADEAIRLVPVKTMSLENALEWVEEDEAVEVTPISIRIRKRELDPTVRKRTAKKEKNS; this is translated from the coding sequence ATGAGAGATATTAGAAATATCGCAGTTATTGCACACGTTGATCATGGTAAAACAACAACGGTAGATGAGCTTTTAAAACAAAGTGGTACATTTTCTGCTCACCAAAATGTAGATGATAGAGTAATGGATAGTGATGCTATTGAAAAAGAGAGAGGAATTACAATTCTTTCAAAAAATACAGCTATTGATTATGAAGGTGTAAGAATTAATATAATTGATACTCCAGGTCACGCCGATTTTGGTGGAGAAGTTGAGAGGGTTTTAAAGATGGTTGATTCTGTTTTACTTCTTGTTGATGCACAAGAAGGAGTTATGCCTCAAACAAAATTCGTTGTTAAAAAAGCACTATCTTTAGGTCATAGACCAATAGTTGTAGTAAATAAAATAGATAAACCTGCAGCTGAGCCTGATAGAGTTGTTGATGAGGTTTTTGACCTTTTTGCACAAATGGATGCAACAGAAGAGCAACTAGATTTCCCAGTTATTTATGCTGCTGCTAGAAGTGGATATGCAAGATACAACTATAATGATGACAATATGGATTTCAAACCATTATATGAAACAATTTTAAAAGAAGTTCCAAAACCAAAAGGTGATGATACAAATGGTCTTCAACTTCAAGTGTTTACTCTTGATTATGATAATTTCATTGGTAAAATAGGAATTGCTAGAATTTTCAATGGTACTATTTCTCAAGGTGAAACAGTTGTTCTTTGTAAAGCGGATGGTTCTAAAATAAAAGGTAGAGTTTCTAAACTTATTGGATTTAAAGGACTTGATAGAATTGATATAAAAACTGCTGGTTCTGGAGATATTGTAGCTGTTGCAGGTTTTGAAACAATTGATGTTGGAGATTCTTTATGTGATCCATCAAATCCAATGCCACTTGATCCAATGCATATTGAAGAGCCAACTTTAAGCGTAACATTTGCTGTAAATGATTCACCATTAGCTGGAACAGAAGGTAAATATGTAACATCAAATAAAATTGATGAGAGATTAAAAGCTGAGATGAACACAAATATTGCTATGAATTATGAGCAAGTTGGAGAAGGTAAATTTAAAGTAAACGGAAGAGGTGAACTTCAAATTACTATTTTGGCTGAGAATATGAGAAGAGAAGGTTTTGAGTTTATTATTGGAAGACCAGAAGTAATTATTAGAGAAGAAAATGGTGTTAAAATGGAGCCATTTGAACATCTTGTAATTGATACACCAGATGAATTTAGTGGAGCAATTATTGAAAAACTAGGGAAAAGAAAAGCTGTAATGACAAATATGATTCCAATGGGAATTGGATTTACAAGATTAGAGTTTGAGATTCCAGCACGAGGATTAATTGGGATTAGAACAGAATTCTTAACTGAAACTAGAGGAGAAGGAATTATGAACCACTCTTTCTTAGAATTTAGACCATATAGTGGATCAGTTGAAAGTAGAAAATATGGTGCTTTAGTATCTATGGAAAATGGAGAAGCATTAGCTTATTCAATATTTAATCTACAAGATAGAGGAATTATGTTTATAAAACCTCAAGATAAAGTATATACAGGAATGATAGTTGGGCAACATTCAAAAGATAATGACTTAGATGTAAATCCTATTAAAGGAAAACAACAATCAAATGTTAGATCAAGTGGAGCTGATGAAGCTATTAGACTTGTTCCTGTAAAAACTATGTCATTAGAAAATGCTTTAGAGTGGGTTGAAGAAGATGAAGCAGTTGAAGTAACTCCTATTTCTATTAGAATTAGAAAAAGAGAACTTGACCCAACAGTTAGAAAAAGAACGGCTAAAAAAGAGAAAAACTCATAA
- the yedE gene encoding selenium metabolism membrane protein YedE/FdhT, giving the protein MEFIQNFKKTLSRFWSPIPAVIALGVLSAYYFGITGTYWAVTGEFTRWGGHFLQMFGVDVSTWGYYKLMSIEGNIFTRIDGVMIIGMFAGCIAAAFWGNNVKFRLPLNNIRVWQALIGGIIAGFGARLGMGCNLASFFTGIPQFSFHAWVFTAFMMVGVYFGVKVALHPFFQSKIKMQKVSCAKPLSHDENKVKRFFTFGTLIALLIIAYALYLIFIANSPKLGMAVFFGASFGLIIAKAQICFTSAFRDIFTTGRSELAIAIIVGMIVATLGVFTYLNMGAVPKIFWTGPNVVIGGLLFGFGIVLAGGCECGWMYRAVEGQVHFWIVGVGNIIGATLLAFVWDDISEPLATSWPKINLLESFGQYGGLVANYGLLFAFFILILVLEKKYLRKSRNR; this is encoded by the coding sequence ATGGAGTTTATTCAAAACTTTAAAAAAACTCTTTCAAGATTTTGGTCACCAATTCCAGCAGTTATTGCTCTTGGAGTTTTAAGTGCATATTATTTTGGAATTACAGGAACTTACTGGGCAGTTACAGGAGAATTTACTAGATGGGGTGGACATTTTTTACAAATGTTTGGAGTTGATGTTTCAACTTGGGGTTACTACAAACTTATGAGCATTGAAGGAAACATTTTCACAAGAATTGATGGAGTTATGATTATTGGTATGTTTGCAGGATGTATTGCTGCTGCATTTTGGGGAAATAATGTAAAATTTAGATTACCTCTAAACAATATTAGAGTTTGGCAAGCACTTATTGGTGGAATTATTGCAGGTTTTGGAGCAAGACTTGGGATGGGTTGTAATCTTGCAAGTTTTTTTACAGGAATTCCACAATTTTCATTTCATGCATGGGTATTTACAGCATTTATGATGGTTGGAGTCTATTTTGGAGTAAAAGTTGCTCTTCATCCATTCTTTCAATCAAAAATAAAAATGCAAAAAGTTTCTTGTGCAAAACCTCTTTCACACGATGAAAACAAAGTAAAAAGATTTTTTACTTTTGGTACACTTATTGCACTTTTAATAATTGCTTATGCGCTATATTTAATCTTTATTGCAAATAGTCCTAAACTTGGTATGGCTGTATTTTTTGGAGCATCTTTTGGTCTTATTATTGCAAAAGCTCAAATCTGTTTCACATCTGCATTTAGAGATATTTTTACAACTGGAAGAAGTGAATTAGCAATTGCAATTATTGTTGGAATGATTGTTGCAACATTAGGTGTATTTACATATTTAAATATGGGTGCTGTTCCTAAAATATTTTGGACAGGACCAAATGTTGTTATTGGTGGATTATTATTTGGATTTGGAATTGTTCTTGCTGGTGGTTGTGAATGTGGTTGGATGTATAGAGCTGTTGAAGGTCAAGTGCATTTTTGGATAGTTGGAGTTGGAAATATTATTGGTGCTACATTATTAGCTTTTGTTTGGGATGATATTTCTGAACCTCTTGCTACTTCTTGGCCAAAAATAAATCTACTTGAAAGCTTTGGTCAATATGGTGGATTAGTAGCAAATTATGGACTATTATTTGCATTCTTTATACTAATTTTAGTTTTAGAGAAAAAATATTTAAGAAAATCAAGAAATAGATAA
- the yedF gene encoding sulfurtransferase-like selenium metabolism protein YedF — translation MENKEIIPDYRIDMQGEPCPYPAINTLEAMKELENGEILEIISDCPQSINNIPIDAKNHGYKVLLIDSDGPTIRYIIQK, via the coding sequence ATGGAAAACAAAGAAATAATCCCAGATTATAGAATTGATATGCAAGGGGAGCCTTGTCCATATCCTGCAATAAATACTCTTGAAGCGATGAAAGAGTTAGAAAATGGAGAGATTTTGGAGATAATTAGTGATTGTCCACAAAGTATAAACAATATTCCAATTGATGCAAAAAATCATGGATATAAAGTTTTATTAATAGATAGTGATGGACCAACAATTAGATATATCATTCAAAAATAG
- a CDS encoding c-type cytochrome has translation MKKSLLTVSLLSILTTSLLAGDKKERSGAKVYAESCAVCHSTKFLKEAPKFGSKDDWEEFIEEGQQFPVAHGWVGTRKMPRHGGDPKITLNEFINATAYLGNSAGADWKEAKDLDKETYKEILKEIQIRLQRNELYDKIGKKY, from the coding sequence ATGAAAAAAAGTTTACTAACAGTATCGCTTTTATCAATCTTAACAACAAGTTTACTTGCAGGAGATAAAAAAGAGAGAAGTGGTGCAAAAGTATATGCAGAGTCATGTGCTGTTTGTCACTCAACAAAGTTCTTAAAAGAGGCACCAAAATTTGGAAGTAAAGATGATTGGGAGGAATTTATCGAAGAAGGACAACAATTTCCAGTTGCACATGGTTGGGTTGGTACTAGAAAAATGCCAAGACATGGTGGAGATCCAAAAATTACTCTAAATGAATTTATAAATGCAACTGCATATTTAGGTAATTCAGCTGGAGCAGATTGGAAAGAGGCTAAAGATTTAGACAAAGAAACATATAAAGAGATTCTAAAAGAGATTCAAATTAGACTTCAAAGAAACGAACTTTATGATAAAATCGGGAAAAAATATTAA
- a CDS encoding response regulator transcription factor, translating to MNKNVLLIEDDLQMQSLIIDYLQDYGFSTTAFMHPKDAINSFKQNSNYSIIILDLMLPYMDGFDLFKKLKEIKNIPIIISSARGDIGNKIQGFEIGADDYLAKPYEPRELVLRIEYILKQTSLKSFKVSNFKINKENRTIFIDDYLIDFTKVEFEIFIYLVKNQNKISSREQILQASSLDLNTRNRTIDMHISNIRAKIGDDPKNPKYIKSIWGIGYKFVA from the coding sequence TTGAATAAAAATGTTCTTTTAATTGAAGATGATTTACAAATGCAATCTTTAATAATTGATTATTTACAAGATTATGGATTCTCAACAACTGCTTTTATGCATCCAAAAGATGCAATAAATAGTTTCAAACAAAACAGTAACTACTCAATAATAATTCTTGATTTAATGCTTCCTTATATGGATGGTTTTGACTTATTTAAAAAACTAAAAGAGATTAAAAACATACCTATTATTATCTCATCAGCAAGAGGAGATATTGGAAATAAAATACAAGGCTTTGAAATAGGAGCAGATGATTATCTTGCTAAACCTTATGAACCAAGAGAGTTAGTTTTAAGAATAGAATATATTTTAAAACAAACTTCTCTTAAATCTTTTAAAGTTTCAAACTTTAAAATTAACAAAGAAAATAGAACAATATTTATAGATGATTATCTAATTGATTTTACAAAAGTTGAATTTGAAATATTTATATATTTAGTTAAAAATCAAAATAAAATATCTTCAAGAGAGCAGATATTACAAGCTAGTTCATTGGATTTAAATACAAGAAACAGAACTATTGATATGCATATTTCAAATATTCGTGCAAAAATTGGAGATGATCCTAAAAATCCAAAATATATTAAATCTATTTGGGGAATTGGTTACAAGTTTGTAGCCTAA
- a CDS encoding HAMP domain-containing protein yields MSIFKKLLFLFILSLILMITIAIWMNKINSNKIDILNSLVFLDVFALFLIFLYILKLLFPLKKITKEIKKFANGDLSTRIDINSKDEIGILAKTFNKMASSLENSIKTREELLRDIGHELRTPIAKGKFAIEKIDDLSKKELLKNIFNDLEKLTNELIELEKLNIINLNISTFCTETLVLDALGKLYLEDESKIKIEIKDNFKIDADLYYLSIALKNLIDNALKYASSSPIIIKIKKNEISVLSRGKKLSNDLEYYLKPFTQELSQRDGFGLGLSIVKKIIDKHSFELSYTYKEEFNTFKILL; encoded by the coding sequence ATGTCTATATTTAAAAAACTTCTATTTTTATTTATTTTAAGCCTAATTCTAATGATAACTATTGCTATTTGGATGAATAAAATAAACTCAAATAAAATTGATATTTTAAATTCTCTTGTATTTTTAGATGTTTTTGCACTTTTCTTAATTTTTCTATATATTCTAAAACTTCTATTTCCTCTCAAAAAAATAACAAAAGAGATAAAAAAGTTTGCAAATGGAGATTTGTCAACAAGAATAGATATAAATTCAAAAGATGAGATAGGAATTTTAGCAAAAACATTTAACAAAATGGCTAGTTCACTTGAAAACTCTATTAAAACAAGAGAAGAGCTATTAAGAGATATAGGACATGAACTAAGAACTCCCATAGCAAAAGGAAAATTTGCCATAGAGAAGATTGATGATTTATCTAAAAAAGAGCTTCTTAAAAATATATTTAATGATTTAGAAAAGCTAACAAATGAATTAATAGAGTTAGAAAAATTAAATATTATTAATTTAAATATCTCTACTTTTTGTACAGAAACTTTAGTTTTAGATGCTTTAGGAAAATTATATTTAGAAGATGAATCAAAAATAAAAATAGAGATAAAAGATAATTTTAAAATAGATGCTGATTTATATTATCTATCAATAGCTTTAAAAAATCTAATTGATAATGCTTTAAAATATGCTAGTTCTTCACCAATTATTATAAAAATAAAGAAAAATGAAATAAGTGTTTTAAGCAGAGGCAAAAAACTCTCTAACGATTTAGAATACTATTTAAAACCATTCACTCAAGAATTGAGTCAAAGAGATGGTTTTGGCTTGGGTTTAAGCATTGTAAAAAAAATTATTGATAAACATAGTTTTGAGTTATCTTACACTTACAAAGAAGAATTCAATACATTTAAAATCCTTTTATAA